DNA from Brassica napus cultivar Da-Ae chromosome C4, Da-Ae, whole genome shotgun sequence:
AACAGTTAGCCGAACGGCAGCAACAGTTCGAAGAGATAACCAGATCTCAATCCGCAACGACCCAACCGTCCGTCCACCAGGGAAGAGGAGTCACTTTCCATGAACGGTTAGCTGACCCTTCCTTCCCTAGAGAGCGCCTGAACTTCTCCCCTGATAGCCCAGGTGCAGAAGGGCAGGAACCTGCTTTCCAAACGCCTCGCGCTAGGACAGCTCCTGCGTTTACCCCTCCTATCACCAGCACCATGGGGAGCAATGTAGCTACAACTAGCTCCATGCCTGATCGAAACACCGGTGGGAGCACCCGTTTGCCTCCACCGCCACCTCCTTCCGGGTCTGGAGCAGGAACCAACATACCGTCCGGGGGCAGAACATCAGCTTCGGTGTTTCAAGCTAGGGTTTCAACCCCAAGCACAGACGAATACCAAAGGACGGATGCTGATCCTGCAGCTCTCCGCACTAACCTCGCTCGGAGCCTAAGGACCAATGAGCGACCTATTTCGCCAGCTAGCTGGGAAGACGACCGAGCTCGGTCTCACCAGGAACCTGCTCGCCGAGTATCTGATAATGACCCAAATGTCCTCCCTTCGAGGGACCTGACGCAATTCGCAGGTACATGGAGCGAACCCACGCAGCTCTCCAGAAATTGGGAGCTCAAGTTCACAAGGTAACGAGCTCAGCTCCCGAAATCGAGAGCTTAATTGAGGAGACTCGTGGAACTCCGTTCACCGATAGAATTGCCAACTCTTACATAAGAGATACTCGAAAAATTAAGATTCCTGAATACGATGGGAACGCAGACCCAAAGGCCTATTTAAGAGCCTTCCGATTAGCTATCGTTAAAGCTcacttcacaaaggaagagtgtgatgcaggatattgcaGAACATTTGCCGAAAACCTGATCGGAACAGCTCTCGAATGGTTCTCCAGCCTCGAGCCGAACTCTATAGACAGTTTCGATCAATTGGCTAACGCCTTTATGAAGCAATATTCAACTCACATCCTGAAACAAGCGTCTGAGGCTGACCTCTGGAAGATCAGACAAGGACTGGGAGACTCACTGCGAGTCTACATCGAAAAGTTCAGAGCAGTAAGAACTAAACTCTCGAATCCCAACGATCAGGTAGCCATTGAGGCTCTTAGGAGAGGTCTCTGGTATAAATCAGGTTTCTTCTCGGAGCTAACGCTAAATCCCCCTCCAACTATCGATGACGCCCTCCATAAGGCCTCTAGATACATTACCTTGGAGGAGGAAATGGCAGCATTAGATAAGCTCCACAGAAAACCCCAGAGTCACCCGAAAGGCGAAGCCTCCGATGGAAAGGGACCTCACAAAAGAGGTAGCTCCCGAAATAATCAGACCCAGGGAGAACATTCTTACGTAGTCGAGGAAGACAAGGAAGAAAAACCTGTCGCCGCGACAGCTAAAGCCCCCTGGTCCAAAGGTTATGACGAGAGCAAACATTGCTCTTACCACGATCGAAAGGGACATTCAACCGAAGAATGTTGGGACCTCCAACGACAACTGGCTGCTAAATTCGCAGCCGGAGAAATAAAAGATGTGGACCTCAAAAAGCCACAACCTTATCAGAAGAGAGGTCCCAGAGATAGCTCTCCAAAACGCGAGAGGTCACCTGAAAAAGAAACAGACTCACCACCCCCAGCTCCCAAAAAGAGAGTCGATATGATCCTTGGAAAGTTTCCACAAGGAAAAAGCCTACAAATCGAGGCCCTCTTGAGTAAACCACCTCCCCAATCGAGCCCTGGCTCAAGGATCGATTACATCCTTGGAGGGTCCGATGTGTGTCAAGACTCCGTTAACTCTATTAAAAGTCACGTACGGAAAGCTGTGTCAAACACTCAGTCCAAACCGACCAAGCCTGAGTCTAACACTAAGATCTCTTTCTGGGAGAGTGAGACATTAGACCTCGATAGACCTCACGACGATGCCCTTGTCATAACATTAAATATAGCAGGGTACGAGGTACCTAAGCTCATgatcgacaccggaagctcCGTCGATCTTATTTTCTACAACGCACTAAAGGGAATGGAAATAGACGACTACGAAATTGTCGACCAGAAATCCAACCTCGTAGGTTTCTCAGGTGAAACAGCCACCTCATTGGGAACAATTAAGCTCCCAATTATAGCTGGCGGAGTCATGAAAATGACCAACTTCATAGTTGTCGACAAACCATCCCCTTTCCACGCAATCCTCGGAAGGCCTTGGATTCATAAGATGAAAGCAGTAGCTTCAACTTATCACCAATGCGTGAAATTTCCAACAACCAACGGAATAGCTACCATACACGGTAGCCAAAAGATTTCAAGGATCTGTTACCTGGGAGGATTCGAGATCATAAAAGAATCCCCCCAATAGCAATTACAGATCCAGGAGAGTCGCGAAATGCAACGAAATATCCGAGGTCCCCCTAAGAACCTCACCGAAAAAGTTAGCATCGACGACTCAAATCCTGAGAAACAGGTGAGCATCGGATCCGAGCTACCTCTCGAAACCAAAAAGGAGCTCGTCGAATTCCTAAAACAGAATATCAAAACCTTTGCATGGACCACCAGCGACATGAAAGGCATAGATGCAAATGTCACCACTCATAAGCTCAATGTAGACCCTACTTTTAAACCGATCAAACAGAAACGTCGTAagctaggtctagaaaaagccCAAGCTGTCAACGACGAGGTCGATCGACTAACAAAGGCCGGGTCCATCCGAGAGGTACAATACCCCGATTGGCTAGCTAACCCAGTGGtagtaaaaaagaagaatgggAAATGGAGAATCTGTGTAGACTTCACCGATTTAAACAAAGCCTGTCCTAAGGACAGCTTCCCGTTACCTCATATCGATCGTTTGGTCGAAGCAACGGCTGGACACCAGCTCTTGTCCTTTATGGATGCCTTTTCAGGatataaccagattatgatggaTCCTGAGGATCAAGAGAAAACCGCATTCATAACTGAACGAGGAACCTATTGTTACAAGGTCATGCCGTTTGGTTTGAAAAACGCGGGAGCTACCTATCAAAGgttagtaaataaaatgttcgctggacaactcggaaaaaccatggaagtctacatcgacgacatgttagTCAAATCCTCAAAGGGGGAGGACCACATCTCCCATCTAAGAGAATGTTTCGAAATCCTCAACAAATACGACATGAAGCTAAACCCAGCTAAGTGTACCTTCGGAGTACCTTCCGGCGAATTCCTAGGTTACCTCGTAACCGAAAGAGGCATCGAAGCCAACCCGAAACAAATAGCGACATTCCTGGAAATGCCATCACCTAAAACGACCAGAGAGGTACAAAGATTGACCGGACGGATCGCAGCACTAAATCGATTCATCTCCAGGTCCACCGATAAATGCCTTCCATTCTATAAACTtctgaaaaataataagaagttCTTATGGGATGAAAAGTGCGAAGAAGCCTTCAAACAGCTGAAGGCTTACCTCTCGGAACCTCCGATACTATCCAAACCTGTAGTAGGAGAACCACTGTACCTGTACCTCGCCGTGTCGGCAGCTGCAGTCAGCGGAGtgctagtacgagaggaacaaaACGAACAGAGACCTGTCTATTATACTAGCAAAAGCTTAATAGACGCCGAGACGAGATATCCCACCATGGAAAAACTAGCCCTAGCAGTCGTGACAGCTGCCAGGAAGCTGCGACCTTATTTCCAATCGCACTCGATCATCGTAATGACCTCACAACCATTACGgacgattctgcatagcccTAGCCAATCCGGACGATTAGCAAAATGGGCTATAGAGCTCAGCGAGTACGACATCGAGTACAGACCCCGAGCAGCAGCAAAAGCTCAGGTCCTCGCCGATTTCGTTATTGAGCTAGCATCCGAACATCTAGACCAGGAAACAGAGGTTCCGAAATGGAGCCTATACGTGGACGGAGCCTCGTCAAGGCAAGGCTCCGGTGTCGGTTTAAGACTAACCTCCTCAGCCGGAGAAACCATCGAACAATCCTATAGACTTGGATTTAACGCTTCCAACAACGAGGCCGAGTACGAAGCACTAATCGCTGGATTAAAGCTCGCCCTGAGCCTCGGAATTCGGGAGCTAAACGCCTACAGCGACTCGCAGCTGGTAGCTAGCCAGTTTCACGGGGAATACGAAACAAGGGACGAAAGAATGGGGGCATACCTCGAGGTCGTCCTAAACCTCACAAAGCAGTTTGACAAGTTCGAGCTAACGAGGATCCCACGAGGGGAGAACTCCTCAGCAGACGCGCTCGCCGCATTAGCTTCCACATCCGACCCTCTCGTAAAACGAATTATACCCGTGGAAGGAATCGAGAAGCCAAGTATCGACATAGCTACCAAGGCTGAGATGGATAGCAAAccaaaggaaaaaatagaggatAACAGCCTCCCGACGGTAGCTACCCAAGTTTTCACGACATTCTGGTTCCCGAAAACTAGAACACGCAGCTTTAGAAAGCACACCTCCAGGAAAGCAACCCAGAACCCGGAAAACAACGACAAAAGTGAAGGTACTCACCGAAGTTCAGACTCCCTAGAGCCTAACTCTACGAGTACCTCCGGAGGCACCATCCAGACCTCGGAGCCACTTGTCTATAAAGTCCAAACAAGAAGCCGCACCGCTCTTAAAAACGCATCTAGGAACGCTACACAAACCACAGGGGATAACGAGGAAATTGGAGATATTCCTCAGAACCCAGAACCTACTCCAACGAATATCTCCGGGGGCACCACGGCACCAGGTCCCGAACAGGAATCTCCCTCCtctcttcacaacaaagttgtaGGGAGAGAAGACTGGAGAATACCGATCATGGATTACATCCTAGAGGGAAAAATTCCACCCAACAAGTGGGAGGCTCGAAAACTcaaagccttagcagcaagatACTGTATAATCGAGTCAGCCCTCCACAAACGAAGTGTCTCCGGACCTTACCTAAAATGCGTTCACGGCCTAGTAGCTATGAAACTCATGAAGGAAATGCACGACGGTTCCTGTGGAAACCATTCCGGAGGCAGAGCCTTAGCCATCCGAATAAAAAGACAAGGCTACTTCTGGCCTACCATTATCGCAGATTGTGAGGTCTACTCCTCATCGTGCgacaaatgccaaaggcatgcaccGATCATACACCAACCAGCGGAAAAGCTGTCTAACATATCAGCTCCCTACCCATTCATGAGGTGGTCTATGGACATTATAGGTCCATTAGTACCTTCAGGGAAAGGAAAGAAGTTACTAAACCTCCTGGTCCTAACCGACTACTTCACGAAATGGATTGAAGCTGAAGCTTTCCAACAAATAAACAGATTCGAGGTCGAAGGATTTGTTTGGAAAAACATCGTATGCAGGCATGGCGTCccatacgaaatcgtaaccgacaaTGGAGGACAGTTCATATCCCACGACTTCAAAAGTTTCTGCGATAAATGGAACATCCGCCTCACCTTCTCATCACCTCGGCGACCTCAAGGGAACGGACAGGCGGAGGCTGCCAACAAATCAGTTTTAGCAAACCTCAAGAAACGCCTAGGAGCCCAAAAGGAGCTTTGGTCGGAAAAACTACCCGAAGTACTATGGGCCTGCCGAACCACCCCACGAAAAGCTACAGAGGAAACTCCCTTCTCCTTAGCTTACGGGATGGAAGCTGTCGTCCCAGCAGAAACCACCGCAGGTAGCCTCAGACGGGAGCTCTGCACCTCAAATCCCGCAGCTAATAACCAGCTCCTGATGGATAGCCTCGACCTGATCGAGGAAAGACGAGACCAAGCCTTGCTTCGCATTCAAAATTATCAGCAAGCAATGGCACGACACTACAATTCCAAAGTAAGGCCCCGACAGTTCGCCGTAGGGGACCTAGTGCTTAGGAAAGTGTTCGAAGGAACAAAGGAACCGGGAGCTGGAAAGTTAGGaaccaactgggaaggaccctaccgAATTATCCACATAGTACGACCCGGAGTTTACAAACTCCAGAAGGTACGAACCGGGGTACCTGAAATCCGATCGTGGAATGCCACGAACCTCAAAAGATACTATCATTAGGTACCTAAAACCCCTgaactacgtttggcttgatcccttgactgggtacgtaggcaactccGTCATGAGTGCAGCCCCAACCTCTTCTCACCAACCTCCTCACCTAAGCCAAAGGGGCAGGTGTTACCAAGAACACTTAGCCTAAAAATAGTTACTGTGTAAATAATCTGAATCATGTATTCTCTGATATCTGATATTAATAAAACGATTGATTCAGTTTCATAAACATCAAAGGTCTTAAAACCCTCCAAGAAAATTTAGGTCCCCCTAAATCGGGACCTAAGCTCAACAATCTCGAATACATTCAGGTCCCTAAAAACCTGAAcctaaggtcttaaaatccttaatacacccaaaggtcttaaaatccttaatacacccaaaggtcttaaaatccttaatacacccaaaggtcttaaaatccttaacataaaccaaggtcttaaaatccttaacaatcaggtcctaaaatccttaacataaactaaggtcttaaaatccttaacaatcagcaaggtcctaaaatcctaatcaaaaccaaaaggtcttgaaacccttatcaaaatcgaaaggtcttaaaatcctaaaGAATCAGGAAAATCCTGAAATTCCTCAATTCCATCCGTTAAACTTCAAAGGCCTCGAAGTCCTTCGAATTAACTCAGGTCCCTATGAATCTAAATCCAGGTTCCTACGAACCTGAACAACCAGGTCCCAGAACCTTTCGAATCGGACTCAGGTCCCCGAGCTAAAATCAAGAACTTCTCTTTAAGGTTATCACGACCGAATATCCATTAAGCTAAATGCttatcataaataaagactaaaGGTCCTAATCCGACTCAACGATGACGGCACACAACTCATCTGAGATTCGCAATCACTATGATTAAATGAAACGAGGTTAagttcaaaaacttaaaacagaaATAATAGCCACGATTTAAACATAAGAAAGGGTTTAAAAACCTCCCCAGGCTATTGAAATCCAGCAAgcgttaaggtttaaaggcctCCTCAGGCACTAAGTCACAAAACATAACGAAACAAAGCCCTTAGGCCGAAGtcttaaaaacacaaaacataaagtTAAAAGAGCCGTAGCTCtcaatcttccttctcttcctgAATCGGATCACCAGCACCGGCAGGAACTCCCTCATCGACCACATTGCCGTCACCTCCTATTGCTGCCTCGACTGGAGCTAAGTCAGGAGCCATCAAACCCAAATTAGAGCCATACTCCCCAGAAAAggatggattaaacatgttaATCTCGAAAGTACCTGAACTCTCCGAGATCTGGGGAAGAGGAAGCTTGCTGACCGAGAAGTCAGAGACTTGAGCCTTCTCATACGCAGTTGTCGCTTCTGGTAATAAGGCCACCAATTGGTTGTACTCCTCTTCAACGCTTTGGATCTTGTTGTTCAGCATATCCTTCAAGAGGTCGGCATTAGCTTGGAGCTCCTGAGCGTACACCAAAGCGTCGACCTCATCTTTCTTCCTAGCAAACTTCTCCTTAACACAGACCAGGATCTTGCCGTAAGCTTCGGCGACTTCTTTCTTCCCTTCCCTGACAGCCAGCTTGACTTCAGCTTCCTTGTTCTTCTGGCTATCCCGGGATGAGGCAATGAGCTCACGTACTTGATGCTCAGCTATCTTTCGAGCAGCCTCTAAATCATTGATCCTCCTGCTCTTCACCTGGATATCGAGCTTTTGACTCTCGATCTCTCCTTGCTGAGCATCGGCCTTCGAGCCTAGCCTCGTCACTTCGGCTTCGAGTTCAGAAATTCGAACCCGGGCTTGGTCAAGATCGGTTTTGGCTGCCTTAACCATCTCGGTAACCTCAGCAAGTTCACCAGCATTGGGGGCAGCACACAGAGCATTCTCAAACCTGAGCTGGGCCCTGTTAACAGCCCCAGCCAACTGCAATAAatccaaagaaaatatatatatatatcatcgtctCCAAAGAATGTAAACAAATAACAGATAGAGATCACGTACCTGACCCATACAGTGGGCAATATCGAGATACTCATCTCGGTTAGTCAGGTCCTTGAGCGCTGGAAGGGGACATCCCACGCTCTTCAGGTGCCTCATTATCGCAGCTAGGCCCCAAGAGTCATCCAGGATCGACCCAGGCTTCGAATGGGTAAAGCTCCACCCAACAGTCCCTCCtctagaggacgaggaagaagaacggATGGAAGCTCCGCCCTGATCGATCCTGGGCCTCTTGTGTCTCGACGGCTCGATCTCAGAGGTACCCTTCGGAGCCTGGTAGTCAGCCTCCGGCACCTGGACCTCAGGGAGAGGAGCAGCATCCTGAGCTACAACCTCAGTTGGAGTAGTCTCGACAACAGGTTTGGATCCTCCGTCGTCCAAAACTTCCTTCATTGAGATAAGGAACGATCCTCCTTGGTTCCTGTCGCTTCCACGAGAAGCACTGGCAGCTTTAGAGGGGTTACCCCTAGAACGGAATGACGGTCGCAGAGTCATGTCACCTGGCTGAGACTTTTCAGTTCCCGAAGCACTAGCACCAGTTGAGATCGATACAACCGAATCGCCTGCCGAAACTGGAACAATGGAAATCCTTAAGTTTAAAAACTTCAAAGCGATAAAATCATTGAAAAGGTTCTGACAAGAACTCACTCTCAAGGTTCTCAGCAGGAATGGGATCTTGGAAAGAGGCGTTGTAGGTATCTGGGAATCTGGCTGCACTTATTCGAGAAGTGGTGTAGGCCACCCAGGTACAGGGACTCTGTTGCAACTTGCGGTATAGAGCCCTGGTGAGCTTGGTAGAGAGCTTCGGGGGATCTTCGATTTCTGCAAGTAAATCAGAGCAAAAGGTTACTCGGccataaatgaataaaacaaaaaaaatatccctAGAATTCCTAACCAGATGGATTAGTCCAAGTGACCCTAAGGTTCCGACCCACAGGAACCGTCGAAGGATCAACTTTAACGTAAAAATACTTCTTCCTCCAGTCATCATCACTACTAGAGAATCTGAAGATAACATGATTGGGACGACTAGGGAGGTAGTAGGTCCCGGTACCACCCTCCTTAGAGGCGCTTTCCTTCAGGGAAAAGAGGCTCATAAGTTCGGTAAGACCGACGCTAACCCCCTCCTCTTTGGACCTAGTGATAAAGCCGTTTATCACCCGGATAACCGAGGGACAGAGTTGGGAAAGGGCTAACTGATAATGATCTAGTAGATCAAGCAGTAGGGTCGGAAGAGGAAATCTCAAGTGAGACTTGGAGATGTACTTCTCATGGCAACAGAACCAACCCTCCGGAGCGGTCTCGGGGGTTTCGTCAGAATTACAGGCACGGCCAAGCTCCTTTTGGGCGAGAGCTTGAACCATGAGGTTAACCACGTCTTGATTTTTCAGCAACGAAGGCGAGTGAGGACTGCTCCCACTAGAATCGTCTTTCTTCTTCCGTTTAGAAACTCTGGTCGCGATTGCCTCCCTGGCTGTCTTTTTCCCCTTCCTCATCTTGGCTCCGATTTCTTGCTTAACTTTCAGTAGTTTAGCTCCAGAAGCAGAGGGAGGCATCCCGGATTCCCCGGAACCTTCTTTCGGATGATCCATAGTATGGGAAGGTTAAGGAGAAAATCGATTGCAAGGTTTGGGAGAGAATTTGCAGAGAAAAGTAACgaggaagataaaaaaaatcgcagtaaaataaagagagagaagttACCTTGAAAACCGAACGGAGGCGTGGAGAAAGTGGAAGGCTAGCAGTTAATGTTCACCGCTTTATATCCCATCACCTCTCGAGATTCGGAAAAGTCATTTCAAACCCTCTCCATCTGAACCATAGATTCTGCCAAACGTAATAAAGACCGTTAGATCGAGTAAGCTGAATCTAAATAGGATAAGAACTAATCATTATCTTAACGAAAAGATAAGATCGATAGCTAGATTCTAGCTTCCGAGACAAAGGATTTTATTCGGAAGCTGGGGGCAACTGTTGGACCCGAATATGACCCTCAGGTGAGGTACCGATAAGCGTGAGCTAGCATGTGGGTTGCGATAAGCCCATCATAACAAAGGGAGCTGAAAGCCGAGCTGACGACTGGACCTGGGAGACATCATAGCAGAGGTCACGACAGAAAGTGAGCTAACAccttaagagactcggtcaagaGGAGCCTAAAGCGAGCTCCGTAATTGAAGCCAAATATCTAGGAGAATAGTTGAAGGGTTGCCAACGAAACCTAGACTAtataaagatggagaagataaaagacaaaGTGGATCTCTTTTCCATATATCAACTTTTGTACTAGATTAAAAGCATTACGTATTCTttagcaatcatctcaagatacattcctttgtattcatcatctttcaactcatcaataaaatcatattcattcttcaagtttatttacgggattcagcccacgattctcattcatctctcttgacctaacctaaatctaagaagtgaaaccttgtctctcacacacgtgagggggagattgaagacatcAAGTTGTTccatgatccaaagctgtataggaagcttgtggggaagctgatatacttgaccatcactaggccagacatttgttttgctgtgaatcaagtgagccagcatatgcaagctccaaaagagcatcact
Protein-coding regions in this window:
- the LOC125586288 gene encoding uncharacterized protein LOC125586288 isoform X3, which codes for MLSSDSLVVMMTGGRSIFTLKLILRRFLWVGTLGSLGLIHLVRNSRDIFFVLFIYGRVTFCSDLLAEIEDPPKLSTKLTRALYRKLQQSPCTWVAYTTSRISAARFPDTYNASFQDPIPAENLEISAGDSVVSISTGASASGTEKSQPGDMTLRPSFRSRGNPSKAASASRGSDRNQGGSFLISMKEVLDDGGSKPVVETTPTEVVAQDAAPLPEVQVPEADYQAPKGTSEIEPSRHKRPRIDQGGASIRSSSSSSRGGTVGWSFTHSKPGSILDDSWGLAAIMRHLKSVGCPLPALKDLTNRDEYLDIAHCMGQLAGAVNRAQLRFENALCAAPNAGELAEVTEMVKAAKTDLDQARVRISELEAEVTRLGSKADAQQGEIESQKLDIQVKSRRINDLEAARKIAEHQVRELIASSRDSQKNKEAEVKLAVREGKKEVAEAYGKILVCVKEKFARKKDEVDALVYAQELQANADLLKDMLNNKIQSVEEEYNQLVALLPEATTAYEKAQVSDFSVSKLPLPQISESSVEAAIGGDGNVVDEGVPAGAGDPIQEEKED
- the LOC125586288 gene encoding uncharacterized protein LOC125586288 isoform X1; the protein is MLSSDSLVVMMTGGRSIFTLKLILRRFLWVGTLGSLGLIHLVRNSRDIFFVLFIYGRVTFCSDLLAEIEDPPKLSTKLTRALYRKLQQSPCTWVAYTTSRISAARFPDTYNASFQDPIPAENLEISAGDSVVSISTGASASGTEKSQPGDMTLRPSFRSRGNPSKAASASRGSDRNQGGSFLISMKEVLDDGGSKPVVETTPTEVVAQDAAPLPEVQVPEADYQAPKGTSEIEPSRHKRPRIDQGGASIRSSSSSSRGGTVGWSFTHSKPGSILDDSWGLAAIMRHLKSVGCPLPALKDLTNRDEYLDIAHCMGQLAGAVNRAQLRFENALCAAPNAGELAEVTEMVKAAKTDLDQARVRISELEAEVTRLGSKADAQQGEIESQKLDIQVKSRRINDLEAARKIAEHQVRELIASSRDSQKNKEAEVKLAVREGKKEVAEAYGKILVCVKEKFARKKDEVDALVYAQELQANADLLKDMLNNKIQSVEEEYNQLVALLPEATTAYEKAQVSDFSVSKLPLPQISESSGTFEINMFNPSFSGEYGSNLGLMAPDLAPVEAAIGGDGNVVDEGVPAGAGDPIQEEKED
- the LOC125586288 gene encoding uncharacterized protein LOC125586288 isoform X4; translated protein: MTLRPSFRSRGNPSKAASASRGSDRNQGGSFLISMKEVLDDGGSKPVVETTPTEVVAQDAAPLPEVQVPEADYQAPKGTSEIEPSRHKRPRIDQGGASIRSSSSSSRGGTVGWSFTHSKPGSILDDSWGLAAIMRHLKSVGCPLPALKDLTNRDEYLDIAHCMGQLAGAVNRAQLRFENALCAAPNAGELAEVTEMVKAAKTDLDQARVRISELEAEVTRLGSKADAQQGEIESQKLDIQVKSRRINDLEAARKIAEHQVRELIASSRDSQKNKEAEVKLAVREGKKEVAEAYGKILVCVKEKFARKKDEVDALVYAQELQANADLLKDMLNNKIQSVEEEYNQLVALLPEATTAYEKAQVSDFSVSKLPLPQISESSGTFEINMFNPSFSGEYGSNLGLMAPDLAPVEAAIGGDGNVVDEGVPAGAGDPIQEEKED
- the LOC125586288 gene encoding uncharacterized protein LOC125586288 isoform X2 produces the protein MLSSDSLVVMMTGGRSIFTLKLILRRFLWVGTLGSLGLIHLVRNSRDIFFVLFIYGRVTFCSDLLAEIEDPPKLSTKLTRALYRKLQQSPCTWVAYTTSRISAARFPDTYNASFQDPIPAENLEISAGDSVVSISTGASASGTEKSQPGDMTLRPSFRSRGNPSKAASASRGSDRNQGGSFLISMKEVLDDGGSKPVVETTPTEVVAQDAAPLPEVQVPEADYQAPKGTSEIEPSRHKRPRIDQGGASIRSSSSSSRGGTVGWSFTHSKPGSILDDSWGLAAIMRHLKSVGCPLPALKDLTNRDEYLDIAHCMGQLAGAVNRAQLRFENALCAAPNAGELAEVTEMVKAAKTDLDQARVRISELEAEVTRLGSKADAQQGEIESQKLDIQVKSRRINDLEAARKIAEHQVRELIASSRDSQKNKEAEVKLAVREGKKEVAEAYGKILVCVKEKFARKKDEVDALVYAQELQANADLLKDMLNNKIQSVEEEYNQLVALLPEATTAYEKAQVSDFSVSKLPLPQISESSAPVEAAIGGDGNVVDEGVPAGAGDPIQEEKED